The following are encoded in a window of Diorhabda sublineata isolate icDioSubl1.1 chromosome 5, icDioSubl1.1, whole genome shotgun sequence genomic DNA:
- the LOC130443687 gene encoding TSC22 domain family protein 1 isoform X1, which yields MNADPRRPEKIQRFVPKVNNGSGQEDLTPDYMNILGQHQTTGNMNEMPEKHGEPILEPNLQVSAALEVQPVAGEVAPTNNTTNVIPTSPQYGVAIIPNAVTMNDLATETVTPPTETLTDSTAKPIDDKELHSTPSRNDRFKVVKIASLEPFKRGRWKCMDYVDEAPPVGATRVPQSSGSIQVSGGTFMQTQSLPQQQFQQMLLQSGFTNSTPFFANVPPQIMHQGQYYYPQVTNVQNQTMQQVPNSIPAQFIANQPYFPAGMVPNAQGFTMPQGYSNVQYVPANLIQNQGSAFVPTSQPVQLPPNFQQSQSYAGQPNVSQTNVQPVMNGHTYTPQNEQVSGSLPTQTVKSVIMNSNNTQPVVSQTQVLQQNVQNIPVQSNQNILVAQVQQYQQQNAFQQNAANQQQSAASVVPVQVQPVTSTSQVAPVQSQTFEQNLPNNVYTNPQFAVSVSSLTVLDNSENQTELTETSSGGNVTVNENTDDPAKTNPVVNAIDNKIEQAMDLVKSHLMYTVREEVEVLKEKIAELMERIQQLETENNFLRSQIPKSQTIPPTPASNIQQSNVVINPNPNFPNPTAIPTSDTASVTNNSHNHLSNSQSQSVSTTETPNPQ from the exons ATGAATGCCGATCCTCGTAGACctgaaaaaatacaaagattTGTTCCTAAAGTAAATAATGGAAGTGGCCAAGAAGACCTCACCCCTGACTATATGAATATTTTGG GTCAGCACCAGACCACGggaaatatgaatgaaatgCCAGAAAAGCATGGTGAGCCGATTTTAGAGCCGAACCTTCAAGTATCTGCAGCCCTTGAAGTTCAGCCGGTAGCTGGCGAAGTTGCTCCTACTAATAATACTACAAATGTGATACCCACCAGCCCTCAGTACGGTGTGGCCATTATTCCCAACGCTGTTACTATGAATGATCTGGCAACAGAAACTGTCACCCCGCCAACTGAAACCCTAACAGATTCGACTGCAAAACCAATAGACGATAAAGAACTTCATTCCACTCCTAGTAGAAATGATAGATTCAAAGTGGTAAAAATAGCTAGTTTAGAACCTTTTAAACGTGGCCGTTGGAAATGTATGGATTATGTTGATGAAGCTCCACCGGTTGGAGCTACGCGGGTACCTCAATCATCTGGTAGTATACAAGTGTCAGGAGGTACTTTTATGCAAACTCAAAGTTTACCACAACAGCAATTTCAGCAAATGCTATTACAAAGTGGATTTACAAATAGTACACCATTTTTTGCAAATGTTCCACCTCAAATAATGCACCAAGGTCAATATTATTATCCCCAAGTTACGAATGTACAGAATCAAACTATGCAGCAGGTGCCGAATAGTATACCTGCTCAATTCATAGCAAACCAGCCCTATTTTCCCGCTGGTATGGTTCCCAATGCACAGGGATTTACAATGCCACAAGGTTATTCTAATGTTCAATATGTTCCTGCTAATTTAATCCAGAATCAAGGTAGTGCTTTTGTACCAACATCACAACCTGTCCAATTGCCTCCAAATTTTCAGCAAAGTCAATCCTATGCAGGTCAACCGAATGTATCACAAACAAATGTTCAACCAGTTATGAATGGTCACACTTATACTCCTCAAAATGAACAAGTGAGTGGTAGTTTACCCACACAAACAGTAAAAAGTGTTATAATGAACTCAAATAATACACAGCCTGTTGTGAGTCAAACTCAAGTTTTACAACAAAATGTGCAAAACATCCCAGTGCAAagcaatcaaaatattttagttgccCAAGTACAACAGTACCAACAACAAAATGCATTCCAGCAGAATGCAGCTAATCAACAGCAATCAGCTGCTTCAGTTGTTCCTGTTCAGGTCCAGCCAGTGACATCCACGTCTCAGGTTGCACCAGTGCAATCTCAGacgtttgaacaaaatttaccTAACAATGTCTACACGAATCCACAGTTTGCCGTAAGTGTAAGTAgtttgacagttcttgataaTAGTGAAAATCAAACTGAACTAACTGAAACGAGTAGTGGTGGTAATGTGACTGTAAATGAAAACACTGACGATCCTGCAAAAACTAACCCCGTAGTCAATGCTATTGACAATAAAATAGAACAAGCTATGGATCTTGTAAAAAGTCATCTTATGTATACTGTAAGAGAAGAAGTGgaagttttaaaagaaaaaattgccGAATTAATGGAAAGGATCCAACAATtggaaactgaaaataatttccttaGATCGCAGATACCCAAATCTCAAACTATACCGCCAACTCCAGCATCCAATATCCAACAATCAAATGTAGTTATAAACCCTAATCCGAATTTTCCAAATCCCACTGCTATTCCTACATCAGATACTGCATCTGTAACTAACAATAGCCACAACCATTTGTCTAATTCACAATCTCAATCAGTATCTACCACTGAAACACCGAATCCCCAGtag
- the LOC130443687 gene encoding TSC22 domain family protein 1 isoform X2, with translation MSLDCVKYTGQHQTTGNMNEMPEKHGEPILEPNLQVSAALEVQPVAGEVAPTNNTTNVIPTSPQYGVAIIPNAVTMNDLATETVTPPTETLTDSTAKPIDDKELHSTPSRNDRFKVVKIASLEPFKRGRWKCMDYVDEAPPVGATRVPQSSGSIQVSGGTFMQTQSLPQQQFQQMLLQSGFTNSTPFFANVPPQIMHQGQYYYPQVTNVQNQTMQQVPNSIPAQFIANQPYFPAGMVPNAQGFTMPQGYSNVQYVPANLIQNQGSAFVPTSQPVQLPPNFQQSQSYAGQPNVSQTNVQPVMNGHTYTPQNEQVSGSLPTQTVKSVIMNSNNTQPVVSQTQVLQQNVQNIPVQSNQNILVAQVQQYQQQNAFQQNAANQQQSAASVVPVQVQPVTSTSQVAPVQSQTFEQNLPNNVYTNPQFAVSVSSLTVLDNSENQTELTETSSGGNVTVNENTDDPAKTNPVVNAIDNKIEQAMDLVKSHLMYTVREEVEVLKEKIAELMERIQQLETENNFLRSQIPKSQTIPPTPASNIQQSNVVINPNPNFPNPTAIPTSDTASVTNNSHNHLSNSQSQSVSTTETPNPQ, from the exons ATGTCTTTAGATTGTGTTAAATATACAG GTCAGCACCAGACCACGggaaatatgaatgaaatgCCAGAAAAGCATGGTGAGCCGATTTTAGAGCCGAACCTTCAAGTATCTGCAGCCCTTGAAGTTCAGCCGGTAGCTGGCGAAGTTGCTCCTACTAATAATACTACAAATGTGATACCCACCAGCCCTCAGTACGGTGTGGCCATTATTCCCAACGCTGTTACTATGAATGATCTGGCAACAGAAACTGTCACCCCGCCAACTGAAACCCTAACAGATTCGACTGCAAAACCAATAGACGATAAAGAACTTCATTCCACTCCTAGTAGAAATGATAGATTCAAAGTGGTAAAAATAGCTAGTTTAGAACCTTTTAAACGTGGCCGTTGGAAATGTATGGATTATGTTGATGAAGCTCCACCGGTTGGAGCTACGCGGGTACCTCAATCATCTGGTAGTATACAAGTGTCAGGAGGTACTTTTATGCAAACTCAAAGTTTACCACAACAGCAATTTCAGCAAATGCTATTACAAAGTGGATTTACAAATAGTACACCATTTTTTGCAAATGTTCCACCTCAAATAATGCACCAAGGTCAATATTATTATCCCCAAGTTACGAATGTACAGAATCAAACTATGCAGCAGGTGCCGAATAGTATACCTGCTCAATTCATAGCAAACCAGCCCTATTTTCCCGCTGGTATGGTTCCCAATGCACAGGGATTTACAATGCCACAAGGTTATTCTAATGTTCAATATGTTCCTGCTAATTTAATCCAGAATCAAGGTAGTGCTTTTGTACCAACATCACAACCTGTCCAATTGCCTCCAAATTTTCAGCAAAGTCAATCCTATGCAGGTCAACCGAATGTATCACAAACAAATGTTCAACCAGTTATGAATGGTCACACTTATACTCCTCAAAATGAACAAGTGAGTGGTAGTTTACCCACACAAACAGTAAAAAGTGTTATAATGAACTCAAATAATACACAGCCTGTTGTGAGTCAAACTCAAGTTTTACAACAAAATGTGCAAAACATCCCAGTGCAAagcaatcaaaatattttagttgccCAAGTACAACAGTACCAACAACAAAATGCATTCCAGCAGAATGCAGCTAATCAACAGCAATCAGCTGCTTCAGTTGTTCCTGTTCAGGTCCAGCCAGTGACATCCACGTCTCAGGTTGCACCAGTGCAATCTCAGacgtttgaacaaaatttaccTAACAATGTCTACACGAATCCACAGTTTGCCGTAAGTGTAAGTAgtttgacagttcttgataaTAGTGAAAATCAAACTGAACTAACTGAAACGAGTAGTGGTGGTAATGTGACTGTAAATGAAAACACTGACGATCCTGCAAAAACTAACCCCGTAGTCAATGCTATTGACAATAAAATAGAACAAGCTATGGATCTTGTAAAAAGTCATCTTATGTATACTGTAAGAGAAGAAGTGgaagttttaaaagaaaaaattgccGAATTAATGGAAAGGATCCAACAATtggaaactgaaaataatttccttaGATCGCAGATACCCAAATCTCAAACTATACCGCCAACTCCAGCATCCAATATCCAACAATCAAATGTAGTTATAAACCCTAATCCGAATTTTCCAAATCCCACTGCTATTCCTACATCAGATACTGCATCTGTAACTAACAATAGCCACAACCATTTGTCTAATTCACAATCTCAATCAGTATCTACCACTGAAACACCGAATCCCCAGtag
- the LOC130443687 gene encoding TSC22 domain family protein 1 isoform X3, which produces MNEMPEKHGEPILEPNLQVSAALEVQPVAGEVAPTNNTTNVIPTSPQYGVAIIPNAVTMNDLATETVTPPTETLTDSTAKPIDDKELHSTPSRNDRFKVVKIASLEPFKRGRWKCMDYVDEAPPVGATRVPQSSGSIQVSGGTFMQTQSLPQQQFQQMLLQSGFTNSTPFFANVPPQIMHQGQYYYPQVTNVQNQTMQQVPNSIPAQFIANQPYFPAGMVPNAQGFTMPQGYSNVQYVPANLIQNQGSAFVPTSQPVQLPPNFQQSQSYAGQPNVSQTNVQPVMNGHTYTPQNEQVSGSLPTQTVKSVIMNSNNTQPVVSQTQVLQQNVQNIPVQSNQNILVAQVQQYQQQNAFQQNAANQQQSAASVVPVQVQPVTSTSQVAPVQSQTFEQNLPNNVYTNPQFAVSVSSLTVLDNSENQTELTETSSGGNVTVNENTDDPAKTNPVVNAIDNKIEQAMDLVKSHLMYTVREEVEVLKEKIAELMERIQQLETENNFLRSQIPKSQTIPPTPASNIQQSNVVINPNPNFPNPTAIPTSDTASVTNNSHNHLSNSQSQSVSTTETPNPQ; this is translated from the coding sequence atgaatgaaatgCCAGAAAAGCATGGTGAGCCGATTTTAGAGCCGAACCTTCAAGTATCTGCAGCCCTTGAAGTTCAGCCGGTAGCTGGCGAAGTTGCTCCTACTAATAATACTACAAATGTGATACCCACCAGCCCTCAGTACGGTGTGGCCATTATTCCCAACGCTGTTACTATGAATGATCTGGCAACAGAAACTGTCACCCCGCCAACTGAAACCCTAACAGATTCGACTGCAAAACCAATAGACGATAAAGAACTTCATTCCACTCCTAGTAGAAATGATAGATTCAAAGTGGTAAAAATAGCTAGTTTAGAACCTTTTAAACGTGGCCGTTGGAAATGTATGGATTATGTTGATGAAGCTCCACCGGTTGGAGCTACGCGGGTACCTCAATCATCTGGTAGTATACAAGTGTCAGGAGGTACTTTTATGCAAACTCAAAGTTTACCACAACAGCAATTTCAGCAAATGCTATTACAAAGTGGATTTACAAATAGTACACCATTTTTTGCAAATGTTCCACCTCAAATAATGCACCAAGGTCAATATTATTATCCCCAAGTTACGAATGTACAGAATCAAACTATGCAGCAGGTGCCGAATAGTATACCTGCTCAATTCATAGCAAACCAGCCCTATTTTCCCGCTGGTATGGTTCCCAATGCACAGGGATTTACAATGCCACAAGGTTATTCTAATGTTCAATATGTTCCTGCTAATTTAATCCAGAATCAAGGTAGTGCTTTTGTACCAACATCACAACCTGTCCAATTGCCTCCAAATTTTCAGCAAAGTCAATCCTATGCAGGTCAACCGAATGTATCACAAACAAATGTTCAACCAGTTATGAATGGTCACACTTATACTCCTCAAAATGAACAAGTGAGTGGTAGTTTACCCACACAAACAGTAAAAAGTGTTATAATGAACTCAAATAATACACAGCCTGTTGTGAGTCAAACTCAAGTTTTACAACAAAATGTGCAAAACATCCCAGTGCAAagcaatcaaaatattttagttgccCAAGTACAACAGTACCAACAACAAAATGCATTCCAGCAGAATGCAGCTAATCAACAGCAATCAGCTGCTTCAGTTGTTCCTGTTCAGGTCCAGCCAGTGACATCCACGTCTCAGGTTGCACCAGTGCAATCTCAGacgtttgaacaaaatttaccTAACAATGTCTACACGAATCCACAGTTTGCCGTAAGTGTAAGTAgtttgacagttcttgataaTAGTGAAAATCAAACTGAACTAACTGAAACGAGTAGTGGTGGTAATGTGACTGTAAATGAAAACACTGACGATCCTGCAAAAACTAACCCCGTAGTCAATGCTATTGACAATAAAATAGAACAAGCTATGGATCTTGTAAAAAGTCATCTTATGTATACTGTAAGAGAAGAAGTGgaagttttaaaagaaaaaattgccGAATTAATGGAAAGGATCCAACAATtggaaactgaaaataatttccttaGATCGCAGATACCCAAATCTCAAACTATACCGCCAACTCCAGCATCCAATATCCAACAATCAAATGTAGTTATAAACCCTAATCCGAATTTTCCAAATCCCACTGCTATTCCTACATCAGATACTGCATCTGTAACTAACAATAGCCACAACCATTTGTCTAATTCACAATCTCAATCAGTATCTACCACTGAAACACCGAATCCCCAGtag
- the LOC130443688 gene encoding uncharacterized protein LOC130443688: MEKLQKSFDSFINLMDKNNHGVQIACYSVALLGLTVSLRKVRPFSRFRRPSDIPNHFINEKRELIGYVKRIDPNKALLIINHKPLVKLPLISTGNLPVKISGVEINNLGTNWLQSVVVDKEVTFIPIYKEKDFVQCQVLLTQDAKDKKHQVINIGERLVKIGFAVPEHIKAPLLEDPSFRKYHSLLLRAEKQALRKQLGYKYYIITTKKLINYTNELLIRFYKQSKNNIPKLITIGPKIYHS, encoded by the exons ATGGAGAAACTTCAAAAATCATTCgatagttttataaatttaatggaTAAAAATAACCATGGTGTTCAG atTGCATGTTACTCAGTTGCTTTACTTGGTTTAACAGTTTCCTTGAGGAAAGTTCGACCA tTTAGTAGATTTAGACGACCTTCAGATATTCCAAATCactttataaatgaaaaaagagaacTAATAGGATATGTAAAACGAATTGATCCAAATAAAGCTTTACTAATAATTAATCATAAACCTTTGGTAAAACTTCCATTGATTTCCACTGGAAATCTACCTGTCAAGATATCTggagttgaaataaataatctgGGTACTAATTGGTTACAATCAGTTGTTGTTGATAAAGAAGTTACGTTTATACCTATTTATAAAGAGAAAGACTTTGTACAGTGCCAAGTACTTTTAACACAGGATGCTAAAGAT aagaaGCATCAGGTTATCAACATTGGAGAACGTCTAGTAAAAATAGGTTTTGCTGTACCAGAACATATTAAGGCACCTCTCTTAGAAGATCCTAGTTTTCGCAAATACCACTCTTTGTTATTAAGAGCAGAGAAACAAGCTTTACGCAAACAACTCGGATACAAATACTACATAATAACcacgaaaaaattgataaattatactAATGAACTCTTGATACGTTTTTATAagcaatcaaaaaataatatacctaAATTGATTACCATTGGACCGAAGATTTATCATTCATAG